The genomic DNA ACAAATGCCCTTGAATCATATACAGAGTCATGTGGTTCTAAGATCTTAGCCTTGCAGTTCATCTTACCTGTCAGAGTTTGTTCTGTGATAAATCTGGGAAACAAACaatgagaggggaagtggttgaTTGGAATAAGTAACCAGCTAgccaacaacaacaaaaatacTCCTATGCAATCATTTACCTGTCTTTTTTCTAGGGTTGTGCTGAGATCAGGCAGCATTTAGCAATGAGATCATTTACCTGTATTTTTTCTACTGTCAAAAGTTGATATTAAACGATGAACTCTGTTTCCTCATAGCAAAACATGTTAATTTTGCCTTTATAACTTGGGTAAATCCCCCATGCACTCTCCAAACTTGCTTCTGAACAAGGTACTCTTAACTATTTGTATGGCTTCTAATATTGTAGgtgcttaaaaattaaaatcctcagGAGCCATGCCTAAATTTTAAGCAATCTGTTGTGCTTCTTATAGGCAATCTGCTATGCTTCTTCAGCTAACTGTGCTAAGAATATCTTTTctgactgattttttttttcccgttgtatttgttttttttttggaatttgacATAAAGTTTTGTCTATGATAACATGTTGTTTCTTGTAACCATTCCTTTTGGATCTTATCACAATCGTACTAGAGGGCTCTGCTCATTGTTCTACTTTCTTATGTTTGTTTTATACAGGTATGGATGCATGCTGATCAGAATAGAACTGGTTTCCTTGGTCGAACAGAATTTTATAATGCCCTTAAACTTGTGACTGTGGCACAAAGTGGACGACAATTAACACCAGAAATTGTAAAGTCAGCACTATATGGACCAGCTGCAGCCAAAATTCCTGCTCCAAAGATAAGTCCAGTCGCTCAATCTGTACCCCAGATAAATTCTGCAGCTGCACCTCCACCTGGGGTCATAGCCAATGCTTTGCGCCCACCTTCTAATCAGTTTAGCAGCGTAACACCAAATGCACTTCAAAATTCTGGTTTCAGGCCAACACAGGCTCCACCAAATGCAGTTGTGAACCAACAGTTCTTCCCCACAGCAAATAACAATTTCGCTAGGCCACCTCTAGCATCTGCTGCTGCTACTTCACCTCCACTGCAGgcaggcaatctaggattaatagGAGGTAGTGTTGCAAGTCCAAGTTTGCCAAACTCAAGCTTATCAACTGATTGGATTCCTGTTAAATCAAGTGGAACTTCGGTTGGAGTGACTGCTCACACTCCTATTAGGGGAAATATTTCATCTCAAACTCCGGATGGGTTTGGCTTAGCCTTTTCAGGTACAACAGGAGTGCCTTCTAATGCACAAGCACAACCGATGCAAACACCCTCAATTGTGACAAAACCTAATGATCCGAACTTACCATCATCTACACCCACACAGTTGAAGTCACCTGTTGCATTATCTTCTAATTCATTTTTTGGAGGGGATCTTTTTTCTGCAACTTCACAAGCAAAATCAGATGCTAAAGTGAATCCATCTAGCATTGTCCCACTGGCTTCTGGCCCTCAAAGTTCTAGTAGGCCTGGTCAACTTGATCCTACTCAAATTGTTCGGTCAGTTCTTCCTGCTGGAAGTCAGCTGCAACAAAGTCAAACAAGTGTAAAGCAAAATCAATCTGATAACCTGAAAACGAGTCCATCATTGCCTGCTAATTCTGCTTCAAATCAGGCATGGCCAAAGATAAGTCAAGCTGATATTAAGAAGTACACTAATGTATTTGTCAATGTAGACAAGGATAGAGATGGAAAAATTACAGGTGAACAGGCACGAAGCCTCTTCTTGAGTTGGAAACTCCCTAGAGGTAATGATCATATCACTTCTTAAGATTGTACTACAAGTATTCTAGTGGCATGAGCTAATGAAATAACCAACAAGTTACCGAAGTTCTTTAGATGAACATATTTGTTGTTAGACATTTACTCAATTTTTTAATCGCACTTCTGTTTTGATTtccatgatttatttttattaacttgATTGCCTTGTGATAACATCCAACTTGAGCTTAATAGTTTTTACTGCATCCTGTGCTTTCATATGTATGAACTAACTTTTCCTGCACTATTTAGAgcatggtttgaaatctcatacGCGCTTGGCGAAACGGTTGAAATGTATCATTTCGGTAAATCACTGATACTCGATACCACTTGACACTAAGGTTGAAAATCTCAATTCGCATCGTAGTTTCGATCTTTGATTGAAGAGATCCTCTTGTGCCAATGCTTCAATGCAGAGTGTTGGCGACAAATTGGAGGTAGAAGGAGGGAGGAGATGAAGCAAAGGAAGGAAATATTGTGTGCGCTGAGTGATATTGAGTgttaataatttatcaaaatgaTGACCATTTCACCTCGCATGGTACAAGTTTTAAAACCAACATAGACAATGTGTCTTTCCTATGCTTTATTTCTGTCTTTCTTCAACTCCAATCCATTATCGACATTGCATTGAAACATCGACACGTTACCAAAATAGTATCATTCTAGTCACACACCAAAACTTCGCCAAAGATCAAAATTTTGAACCTTGATTCAGAGAAATATGAATCTCACCTAATGGGCCTTCTTACCCTTTGCTATAACAATCAGTATTCTTTATCTTTCTTGGAGATTTGATCCTTGATTTAACATGATGGGAGGGAAGGATGGCTTGTGGTTCCTTGCTTTGGAATATCAAGCAAGTAGCACCTTTTTATCTGCATGTGAATAGTGGCAATGGATGAGGGAGTGCATCTGGAATTTGTTATTTTTTTGTCGTATTGTCTGACTCATGCGCTTCTGTGGATGATTGCACCATTTCTTAATAATTGGTGGCAACCATTTCTTAATAATGAATGATTTGCTGGAAGTCTGGTACCTGTATTCAATTATATTACTTTCTGCATATAATGTTAGTATACTAATTTATGATTATCTTATTTATTAGGCTTTTGTGTTATGCTCTAGAATTGTACTAAAAGTTAATACATAGACTTAATCAAATTGCATGTTTTCTTGTCTTGGCATATTGGTCATGTTTTCTGTTCTTTTTGGGTGTCAGAGGTCTTAAAGCAGGTGTGGGATTTATCTGACCAAGATAATGATAGCATGCTATCTTTGAGAGAGTTTTGTATTGCTCTTTATCTGATGGAAAGATATCGGGAAGGGCGTCCTCTTCCACCTGTGCTTCCAAATTCTGTTATGTATGATGAAACACTACTGCGTGCGGCTGGTATGCCTTCAGCTGCTTATGGTGTTCCAACGTGGCAGCCAGGTGCTGATTTATGTTACCCTTGTCTCTTTATGCCTTGGCATCTTGTGCTAAATGCTATTATGCATTAGGATTACGACAACAAGGACACCCTGGTCATCGTCCTCCAATACCAACTGGAGTAAGGCCTCCAATGCCAAATTCTATCCCTTCACAGGCTTTCAATGCAGGACACTTGATGCCGAAAAACTTAGGAACACCAGGGCCAAATGATAACTTTGTAACAGATTTTGGGAAAGATGGACACACTACATTGAGCTCAAATAATGAAGCAGCAAATATGGACAAAAAAGTAATTTCTGATCTGAAAGCATTTCCTTTTTTATGCTAACTAGAAACGAAAGTAACTTTCTTAAAGGCTACATGGCTTAGTTAGTATGCACATCATAATTGGTAATATCTATGTTTGAAAGTCTTTTTTAATTTGACTATATCTTGTCCTAGTATAACTTTTGtattgtttaaaaaataaaaaaaaatcattttcattaTTCTTGAAAATCTTTTCTTGGTAAGACAATCATGTAGAAAAAGAAATTGTTTTTCCTCTTCTAAATGGTATGAAGAATTGGTGAGACCATCTCattataagattatttctcaactCATACAACATAGAACCATTGGTATGTGGATATATTGTTTGGAGGTAGCAGGCTTCTAGTCAGCACTGATGGTGGAAATTGCTGGTAGGTCCATTTGGAAGCTGTTGACTGTATATAATCTTCTATAATGGTGGCATATACTAGTTTGGTATGGGCCAAACTACATACCTCAGCACCATACCGAATTGGTGTACAAGTCAAGCTTAGGTTTAACAGACAATCTGTTTGTGCCCAACTTGTTGCTTGATTTTGTCTGTTAAGCTTTTTATTTGATGAAGTGATTTTTATCAGTGAAATAAATTCTCTCGTGTTACATACTAAAACCATAAATATTCAAGCATTTAATAGTCAAGTAAATGAAGGTTGTGGTTCATTTATCATTTTGGAATGGTGTGAATGAATGAATGGAATTGTGTTCAATGCACAATTGCTTAGAAAAGGTAAGACTATTTTTAACTGTATTTATGGTTACTTGGATTCGTCAGAGATAAATCAGAAACAGACAAACATCAAACTCTCCTTATATGTTAGACATTAAATTTCTTTTCCATTTGGGATTTCacttttttaaataaaatcttgcTTATAAGCTTTTTATGTATGTATATCAATAGTTATCTAACAGTCACATAAATTTTACAGAAATGCAAGTACTCTTTAAGCGTCAAAGGTTTTTCTTATTTATCTTTGTTTCAGGTTCAACAATCAGAAATGCAAATTCTTGATTCAAAAGAGAAGCTGGAGTTCTACCGTACCAAGATGCAGGAACTTGTGAGTCTTTTTCTGCAAACAGTTGGATAAAATCACAAACAAATTACTTAAGAAACCATTTACTGTGATATCTGATTAGAATAGTGTTCACAACCTATTTGTGAATAGAATAGGACTTGATTGAAACATACAGATCATAGAGGTGTAAATATAAAATGACAGTAATGGTAATACATAACATGGTAGAGGGGACTACCTAATGTGATAATCCTAATAACTTTACCTAAATTTATCATGGTATTAGGGCTTCCTTTATCTGTATTTTCTCCTCAATTCGTCTTTATGTTCTGTGACCTTGTCACCTTCATACAGACCATATATCGGATTACTTTCTGTGTTGTTTATTTCCAGATTTCTCTCTCGACAAAGCTTCTATTCGTCCCAGATTGATTGTTGCTTTCTGTTTGTTTGTCTTGTGATTTCAGTATCATGATTCCATCTGTCCCTGTACCTCAAATCATCTGGGTGGAATCCTGCAGACTCTTGTGTTCTCAGCTATATCTGGGGGAAGCTGCTTCTTCCCAGTTCTGCTGATGAGTACGCAGatacaaataaaaaattagatcTGTTCTGAGACTCACTGTCGTGGAAAGAATCATAGTTGTTTTTCAGATCTTGGATAGGAAATATGTTTTTGTCATGTCCGAgagtattattttcatttattaggaGGGATCCCACTGGGCGACAATATGCTAAAAGGGAACTAAGAGATATATGAACAGATTGTTAATTTCTAATTGTAGAAAaacaataatttttattttttattttttatttttttaatcttcacaaaaaaaatatatctctGATAAACTCATCACCTGTAAATATACTAAAAAATGAATTACTAGAGTAAATATCCACTCACAATATGCTAAAAGGGAACTAAGAGATATATGGacagttttttaatttttaattgtagaattttttattttatttttatttttttaatcttcatAAAAAATGTATCTCTAATAAACTCATCACCTATAAATCTACTAAAAAGTGAATTACTAGAGTCAATATAATGTCATCTAACATATAGAATAAAGCCTTCATCGGTGATATACTACAATATAACACCCTTGCACAAATAAATAGTGATCATGGATGACCACTTACTACCACAACCGCATTTGGGTATTTTAGGTGCTTTGGTATAAGAGTATATTTGAAtatgacatgggataagatgacatCAAATTTTGAAAATCGTGGCCAAGAGTGTATTCGGTGAGTCAAGAGGATGAACACCACTAAATAAAGGATATTGGTAGTGGAATGAGCGCAGACGGTAggcgcatgacatctctggcgtaatggccagacGTTGATTTtgaggaactgacgacctgagatTTACCCCaccattgtggcaaaaggcgaatatgctcgcccccagcgcctccgccaacccgtcccaaggctaacatggaggaggtaaatcacgggcgactactagcctttggaatagtgactagcacataagggagacatttatcttgAGATTTACCCCACCATGCACTTATGGCCTTTGTACTTGCatatacctccctccatatccgtgaggccgacactaggggggccgctaaggtagcggatctacctttggtAGTGGAATGAGGAATTACAAGAGAAAATGACAGAAAAACAAATAGGATGAGAAAAACAAATAGGATGAGATAATAAAAGACCGATGGAAGATGTATTTTcatcaataaaagtttagatgatcAACTTAGCTTAGGGAATTTAAGTTGTTTAAAAGAGTATatagatttaaattttgataggagaattcaaaatttaaaaataaaattgatgtTAAATGGGATGTAAAATAGAAAAGTCGTTGTATCAGATGATATTTCAATAGAGGCGTGGAAGTCTCTAGGGAAGTGTCTTGGAAAGTAGAGTATTGAATCATGTACGAAGTTATTTAACCTCATATtaaaatgaagaaaataaatgacTAGTGGAGGGTAAGTAGTTTAGTCCCcttaataaaaataaaggaaatgtataaaattatgcaaattatAGGAGCattaaactaataagtcatattataaaattttgaaaaagagtgttatgaaaaaaaattaataaaaggaGACTAAGGTCACTAAAAATCAATTTAGATTTATGCCTGAAAGGCCAATGATGAAAACTATACATCTACTAATTGAAAAGTATTAGGAAAAGAAGCTATATATGATATTCATTACAACAAtaaagccttatcccactaagtgaggtcggctatatggattctTTTATGCCATTCGGCTCTATCCCCCACTATATCATCATCCATACTTTAATACGCTTTATCTTATTTCATTgttgcaaaatttttttttggtcttttttttcctcgtttgatgtgcgtgtttgtcatagtttcacatcgcccaGATAGAGCATGTATTGATTGTCTAAGCATATGTTTGTATCGTCTTAAATATGTCTCTCGaaattttccctcaatagatttAACTATGATTTTCTCTAATGTCCAtactcgtatgtccacacatccaccttaacatccttatctttgcaactctcattttctactcatgtgctcgagtcccAACATTTAACTCCATATAATATAGTAGTTTTGTAgaactttcttttaagttttagaggtactttacgatcacataaaacatccATGCTCtcttccatttcaaccatcctgcttgtattctaaaTAAGAAATCTCTTTTAATTCCTCCATCGGTTTGTAAAAAtgattataaatatttaaactctTAGTCCCCGATAACTAATCatttcctatcttaacaattgtctcattacgtttaatattgttaaacttaattccatatattctgtttttattctactaagtttaaaacatttcccttctagtgtttcctgctacaattctagtttagcatttactttttcacatatttcatctaccaaaacaatatcatctgcaaacatgCACGTACTGTGTCTTGAGTGTATGTAATGAGTTCatctataattagtgtaaaaagataagaaTTTAGAGCTGATTCTTGATGTAATCCTATCGttattggaaatgctttagtTACTCTACCTGAAGTTTTTATtctagtcgttacatcctcatttAAGTCCTCGGGGCTATGGTGccgcggtaggacatccaggttgtcacccaggcaccCGCGGTTCGAACCCCAACTATGACGTATAGgtaggaatttttcctctaaCTGGGGgcgcaatcaaaggatgctggactTTTGGGTTGGCTGCCGCGTTtgcttcctgatttaccctggtggccggtgggaaacttccgtggggctGGGCCGGTCACCctagggatagtcaatgaggctaactgggattattattttttttaaattagtttaatatatgttacactaatatctctcttttttagaattctccttaggactctatcataagctttttctaagtcaaagaatacatcttatttttgcttctgatattttttaattagttgtaagaagatgtatagcttctattgtcgaccttcctggcatgaacctaaattgattttcAGTCACCGTAGTTTCCTTCCTCAATCTTTTACAAAAGATGAAGGGGTATGCGTTACATAGGATACAAGTAATATGATGGAGGAGAACGTCGATATTCTTTGTGAGCATAAGCTACTTCTTAAGTTTaatggaaagttttataaaacggCAGTTAAACATGCTATGTTATATGTAACTCAATGTTGGGATATAA from Zingiber officinale cultivar Zhangliang chromosome 4A, Zo_v1.1, whole genome shotgun sequence includes the following:
- the LOC121969713 gene encoding epidermal growth factor receptor substrate 15-like → MAAMDIFDEYFKQADLDRDGRISGAEAVAFFQRSNLPKNVLAQVWMHADQNRTGFLGRTEFYNALKLVTVAQSGRQLTPEIVKSALYGPAAAKIPAPKISPVAQSVPQINSAAAPPPGVIANALRPPSNQFSSVTPNALQNSGFRPTQAPPNAVVNQQFFPTANNNFARPPLASAAATSPPLQAGNLGLIGGSVASPSLPNSSLSTDWIPVKSSGTSVGVTAHTPIRGNISSQTPDGFGLAFSGTTGVPSNAQAQPMQTPSIVTKPNDPNLPSSTPTQLKSPVALSSNSFFGGDLFSATSQAKSDAKVNPSSIVPLASGPQSSSRPGQLDPTQIVRSVLPAGSQLQQSQTSVKQNQSDNLKTSPSLPANSASNQAWPKISQADIKKYTNVFVNVDKDRDGKITGEQARSLFLSWKLPREVLKQVWDLSDQDNDSMLSLREFCIALYLMERYREGRPLPPVLPNSVMYDETLLRAAGMPSAAYGVPTWQPGLRQQGHPGHRPPIPTGVRPPMPNSIPSQAFNAGHLMPKNLGTPGPNDNFVTDFGKDGHTTLSSNNEAANMDKKVQQSEMQILDSKEKLEFYRTKMQELVLYKSRCDNKLNEITERASADKREVELLAKKYEEKYKQVGELASKLALEEAKYRDIQERNAELQNAIIKMEQGGSADGLLQVRVDRIQSDLEGFEKALNERCKQHGVHVKATTTIELPFGWESVPVEAADHWDEDWDKFEDEGFTVTKELSSGVFNTVVNGGSKSPSIWSDKASTEDYSPIASSFNADGKIEKLNGTHEHMNGSAYDNSEEGSMKSPTSSPERSTFESPFSSSQLGVNEVSPHNNETHSDHVDAESTISGDKYNDDPWTFDDTDSAWKENDYDGGNRNTFFMSDFDSVKADSPSASSVFGKEKRSSFFDDSVPSSPMFNSSSSSAFNGGRDAFYSFGRFDSFATHDSGTFTARENFSRFDSISSSRPETLARFDSISSNRDFGHKRGAFESFDDADPFGSTGPFKSSGGSSPRQGSDNWRAF